Proteins encoded together in one Ipomoea triloba cultivar NCNSP0323 chromosome 4, ASM357664v1 window:
- the LOC116017635 gene encoding FCS-Like Zinc finger 6-like, which produces MPFKRPRDDSSGGFNVPESSTNSSSKRTASSPSAAPPPPNSFLRQSAAMAAKPTSLVPPAARPDGSSQVRLGEFLEECFFCRRSIARECNIFMYRSCAFCSEECRDRQISIDDRKEKMQDQEKPNQTAPLARPPGMNNSEGDHAGSF; this is translated from the exons ATGCCATTCAAACGACCTCGAGACGACAGCTCCGGCGGCTTTAACGTGCCGGAATCCTCCACCAACTCCTCCTCTAAGAGGACGGCTTCTTCTCCCTCCGCCGCCCCGCCGCCGCCCAACAGCTTTCTGAGGCAATCGGCGGCGATGGCGGCAAAGCCCACCTCTCTTGTTCCTCCGGCGGCTCGCCCCGACGGGAGCAGTCAAGTGAGGCTTGGAGAGTTCCTCGAAGAGTGTTTCTTTTGCCGGAGGAGTATTGCCAGAGAATGCAACATTTTCATGTATCG ATCATGTGCATTTTGCAGTGAGGAATGCAGGGACCGGCAGATTTCAATTGACGACAGAAAGGAGAAGATGCAAGATCAGGAAAAACCGAATCAAACGGCGCCGTTAGCGAGGCCGCCGGGCATGAACAACTCGGAGGGCGATCATGCCGGCTCTTTCTGA
- the LOC116015504 gene encoding protein NETWORKED 1D-like: protein MAKLSHADSRRMYSWWWDSHISPKNSKWLQENLTDMDAKVKTMIKLIEEDADSFARRAEMYYKKRPELMKMVEDFYRAYRALAERYDHATGVIRHAHRTMSEAFPNQVPMGFADDSPTSTDSYTPKSTPVRSLFESDEMSKDYSSDAKRNGGAFTEDSGSVTKGRGLKQVNDLFGSVGNAKFADGKVRKGLNFHESGDKEHSLQSNESNSFEAQSRPDLDQAVESEEALRKALARVEAEKEAGRIQYQQALEKLSELNSQISRAQEDSRGLGERASKAEAEIQTLKEALSKSETEKEANLHEYRQCLEKISEMENTLSCSQEDTVELNQKATKAELEAQSLKDDLAKIATEKDKALDQYMRSLETIAKLENKLQCAEEDARTLNERVERAENEVESLKQAISELIREKEAAALQYQKCLETIATLEAKLSSVQDETQRLNSEINNGVAKLKDAEEQRLLLERSNQSLQSKVEALTQKMGNQTQELTEKQKELGRLWTCIQEERLRFVEAETAFQTLQHLHAQVQEELRSLTAELQNRVQLFRELETNNQTLQDEIVKVKEENKNLEELNVSSSMTMRNMQDEISSLSETKGKLEQEVELRVDQRNALQQEIYCLKEELNDLNKKHQSILEQVHAIGFNPECLESSVKELQDENTNLKGMCQKERSEKEVLLEKLKLFDQLVEKNSVLENSLSDLSAELEAIRGKIKALENSCQSLIAENSTLLSEKETLTTELHVTNENLEKLSAKNTVLENSLSDAHDELQSLKEKSKGLEDSCQILMNEKVDLLGEQGRLVDQLQTALLRLENLEKMHGDIEQRYSVLEKEKQAALGKIEELQISLDVEKNEHTSSIQMSNKQLSAMESEMHLLREDLQCRTREYEEELDKALDSQIQIFILQKSAQDLQGQSFSLLTEYHKLLEASALSEKLILDLEQRNLEQKTEAKSLSDQASTLRKGMCKLLKDLDIVIDHAGNDRIAKDQAYLHHIQSRVEGIKESLIRTEEENQQNIVENFVLVALLRQLELAAENLHLEKTTVEREYRDKSDRFCTLQSEAVKLQETNEEMKSKIKEKDHKEKLLEVQVENLGSRLMNLQGDYNNLEREHLELQEEKALMTKTISVLEERSRSLEEENYVICGEMLSLESLFMVLKNCVNEKSLELKMLAAELNKLNEINGEKGEKLSLTEKMLEELKLENLNLMKTLQKSEDELNTIQLVKNQLDHDIEIKNNSLLEKEHKLQEVEEKLSLTDKEKLELHESLQNLIREHGEAKRTTEDLAKQIISISTESDNLRTENGNLHEATRLLEDGLWHLREENGKMKEQNDALHSELQKQTSEICTLESEMEELFSELQISTFCHRLYEHKASELMKVSEGLEAESTSKDIDIKLLEERVSSLDADNEGLKAQLATQESDAEELFGELQSSTICHRFYEQKVHELIKVSESFEAKIKSKDVDNKLLKERVSILDTANEGLKTQLATWQSDAEELFGELQSSTICHSLYGEKVRELMKVNESFRAKIISKDFDNKLLKERVSILDAENEGRRTQLATWESDAEELFGELQISTICHGLYEHKVHELMTVSESFEAESTSKDVDIKLLKERVSILGAENEGRKTQLATWESDAEELFGELLISTICNSVYEQKVHELVKLSKTFEAEITSKDADIKLLNAENKGLTTQLATYGPAIASLSQCISSLEKHTDGKLQNPENEGIEVAKCHNEDNLGEMKNATVMDAFLDLQDMVARVQAVERTLVKIEQLAAEDNVSMNGKLQAAIKQIEELKTESSMLGKNSKRMSEVLEADNGILTKDIVLDQISECSSYDRAKREHYEADNQILELWETTNPDGDIRLNDGQTKQKVPLTAQKYGEFHHVKSMKKPKSERPGSDALSEKELGVDKLQISKRSSDLREGNKKKVLERLNSDVLKLTNLHITVKDLKSKLEITEKSRRGKAVLEYESLMGQLNEAEADVLKLFDQSGKLMKNFETGSFSSDSMSTLGLEENESISRRRISEHAQRISEKIGRLQLAVQKMQFVLLKLDGDKETKGKSRVSETKRRVLLRDFLYGRPNHRQKKKPFCACVQPPTQGD from the exons ATGGCGAAATTGTCGCACGCAGACTCTAGGCGCATGTACTCTTGGTGGTGGGATAGCCACATTAGCCCCAAGAACTCGAAATGGCTTCAGGAGAATCTCACAG ATATGGATGCTAAAGTGAAAACGATGATCAAACTCATTGAAGAAGATGCTGATTCTTTTGCGAGAAGGGCAGAAATGTACTACAAGAAGCGTCCCGAGCTCATGAAAATGGTGGAGGATTTCTATAGGGCATACCGTGCTTTGGCTGAAAGGTATGACCACGCGACGGGGGTGATCAGACATGCTCATAGGACTATGTCAGAAGCTTTTCCGAACCAAGTTCCTATGGGTTTTGCTGATGATTCGCCCACGAGTACTGATTCCTATACGCCTAAGTCAACCCCAGTGCGCTCCCTTTTTGAATCTGATGAAATGTCGAAGGATTATAGCTCTGATGCCAAGAGAAACGGAGGAGCATTCACTGAGGATTCTGGTTCTGTAACAAAAGGGAGGGGGTTGAAACAGGTTAATGATCTCTTTGGGTCTGTGGGCAATGCGAAATTTGCAGATGGGAAGGTGAGGAAGGGCCTGAATTTTCACGAGTCAGGCGACAAAGAACACAGTCTGCAAAGCAACGAGTCTAACAGTTTTGAAGCTCAATCGCGACCTGATTTGGATCAGGCGGTTGAATCTGAGGAAGCTCTAAGGAAGGCGCTTGCCCGAGTGGAAGCTGAGAAGGAGGCAGGTCGTATTCAGTACCAACAAGCTTTAGAGAAGCTGTCGGAGCTGAATTCACAAATCTCTCGTGCACAAGAAGATTCTCGGGGACTTGGCGAGCGGGCAAGCAAAGCTGAAGCAGAAATTCAAACTTTAAAGGAAGCTCTCTCTAAATCGGAAACCGAAAAGGAAGCTAACCTTCATGAATACAGGCAATGCTTGGAGAAGATTTCTGAAATGGAGAACACCCTCTCTTGTTCCCAAGAGGACACGGTGGAGCTTAATCAAAAAGCTACTAAAGCCGAGCTCGAAGCCCAATCCCTGAAAGATGATCTCGCAAAGATAGCTACCGAGAAAGACAAAGCTCTTGATCAGTACATGCGGTCTCTGGAGACGATAGCTAAGCTCGAGAATAAATTACAATGTGCAGAGGAAGATGCCCGAACATTAAACGAAAGAGTTGAAAGAGCTGAAAACGAGGTCGAGTCTTTGAAACAAGCCATTTCTGAATTGATTCGGGAGAAGGAAGCTGCAGCTCTCCAGTACCAGAAATGTTTGGAGACCATCGCCACTCTGGAGGCTAAGCTGTCTTCTGTTCAAGACGAAACGCAACGACTCAACTCAGAGATTAACAACGGAGTTGCCAAGTTGAAAGATGCAGAAGAGCAGCGTCTTCTGTTAGAACGATCAAATCAATCTCTTCAATCCAAGGTTGAAGCTTTAACGCAGAAGATGGGCAACCAAACTCAAGAGCTTACGGAAAAGCAGAAGGAGCTCGGAAGACTATGGACATGCATACAGGAAGAGCGGTTGCGCTTTGTTGAAGCCGAAACCGCCTTCCAAACTTTGCAACATTTGCACGCCCAGGTTCAAGAAGAACTAAGATCTCTGACTGCAGAGCTGCAGAACCGGGTCCAACTCTTCAGGGAGCTAGAAACTAATAATCAAACACTGCAAGATGAAATTGTGAAGGTCAAAGAAGAGAACAAGAACCTCGAGGAACTGAACGTATCCTCATCCATGACAATGAGAAATATGCAAGACGAGATCTCCAGCTTGAGCGAAACGAAAGGGAAACTTGAGCAGGAGGTTGAGCTCCGAGTGGACCAAAGAAACGCTCTTCAGCAAGAAATATACTGTCTGAAAGAGGAACTAAACGATTTGAACAAGAAGCATCAGTCGATTTTGGAGCAGGTGCATGCAATAGGGTTCAATCCAGAGTGCCTCGAGTCATCTGTGAAGGAGTTGCAGGATGAGAATACCAACTTGAAAGGCATGTGCCAGAAAGAAAGAAGCGAGAAGGAAGTTCTTCTGGAGAAGCTAAAGTTATTTGACCAGCTTGTCGAGAAAAACTCTGTCCTGGAGAATTCCCTATCGGATTTGAGTGCTGAATTAGAAGCAATTAGAGGGAAAATAAAGGCTTTGGAGAACTCATGCCAGTCTCTCATAGCGGAGAATTCAACTCTACTCAGTGAGAAAGAAACTCTCACCACTGAACTGCATGTAACAAACGAGAACTTGGAAAAGCTCTCAGCAAAGAACACTGTTCTCGAGAATTCCCTTTCTGATGCACACGATGAACTCCAAAGCCTGAAGGAAAAATCAAAAGGCTTAGAAGATTCATGCCAGATATTAATGAACGAGAAGGTGGATCTTCTTGGTGAACAGGGAAGGTTGGTTGATCAGTTGCAAACTGCACTGCTGAGACTGGAAAACCTGGAGAAAATGCATGGAGATATTGAACAGAGATACTCGGTTCTGGAGAAAGAAAAGCAAGCTGCTCTAGGCAAAATAGAAGAGCTACAGATATCTTTAGATGTGGAAAAGAATGAGCATACAAGTTCCATTCAGATGAGTAATAAACAGTTGTCTGCTATGGAATCTGAGATGCACCTTTTACGAGAAGACTTACAATGCAGAACTAGAGAATATGAGGAGGAGCTGGATAAAGCTTTGGATTCTCAAATTCAGATCTTCATCTTGCAGAAAAGTGCACAAGATCTTCAAGGACAGAGTTTCTCTCTGCTGACCGAATATCACAAACTTCTAGAAGCATCTGCATTGTCAGAGAAACTGATTTTAGACTTGGAGCAAAGGAATCTTGAACAGAAAACAGAGGCAAAATCTTTGTCCGATCAGGCTAGTACTCTGAGGAAGGGGATGTGCAAGTTATTGAAGGACCTTGACATTGTTATAGATCACGCGGGGAATGACAGGATTGCCAAGGACCAGGCTTATCTTCATCATATTCAGAGTAGGGTTGAAGGTATTAAAGAGTCTTTAATCAGAACGGAGGAAGAAAATCAGCAAaatattgttgaaaattttgtacTTGTCGCATTGCTGAGGCAGCTAGAATTAGCGGCAGAGAATCTCCATTTAGAAAAGACCACCGTTGAGCGGGAGTACAGGGATAAATCTGATCGGTTTTGCACGTTGCAGAGTGAAGCTGTTAAACTGCAAGAGacaaatgaagaaatgaaatcaaAAATAAAGGAGAAAGATCACAAGGAGAAGCTGCTAGAAGTTCAGGTAGAGAATCTAGGCAGCAGGTTGATGAATTTACAAGGAGATTACAACAATTTGGAGAGAGAGCATTTAGAACTTCAGGAAGAGAAGGCTTTGATGACTAAGACGATATCTGTCCTGGAGGAAAGGAGTCGTAGCCTAGAAGAGGAAAATTATGTAATCTGTGGTGAAATGCTCTCTCTTGAGAGCCTTTTCATGGTTTTAAAGAACTGTGTCAATGAGAAATCTTTGGAATTAAAGATGCTTGCTGCTGAGCTAAACAAGCTTAATGAAATCAATGGTGAAAAAGGTGAAAAACTGAGCTTAACTGAGAAGATGCTGGAAGAGCTAAAACTTGAAAATCTTAACCTTATGAAGACACTGCAGAAGTCGGAAGATGAGTTGAATACCATTCAACTTGTCAAGAATCAGTTGGATCAtgatattgaaataaaaaataattcattgtTGGAGAAGGAACATAAACTTCAAGAAGTAGAGGAAAAACTGAGTCTCACCGACAAAGAGAAGTTGGAGTTGCATGAAAGTTTGCAGAATCTGATAAGAGAGCACGGTGAGGCTAAAAGGACCACAGAAGATCTAGCAAAACAGATAATATCAATATCCACAGAAAGTGATAATTTGAGGACAGAGAATGGAAATCTTCATGAAGCAACTCGGTTATTGGAGGATGGACTTTGGCACTTGCGTGAGGAGAACGGAAAGATGAAAGAGCAAAATGATGCATTGCATTCTGAGCTCCAAAAACAAACGAGTGAGATCTGCACATTGGAATCAGAAATGGAGGAGCTATTTAGTGAATTGCAAATCTCCACTTTTTGTCATCGCTTGTATGAGCACAAGGCTTCTGAGCTCATGAAAGTGAGTGAAGGACTTGAAGCTGAGAGTACTTCCAAGGACATTGATATTAAACTTCTGGAAGAACGAGTAAGCTCTCTTGATGCTGATAATGAAGGTCTTAAGGCTCAACTGGCGACACAGGAATCAGATGCGGAGGAGCTATTTGGTGAATTGCAGAGCTCCACTATTTGTCACCGTTTTTATGAGCAGAAGGTTCATGAACTCATTAAAGTGAGTGAAAGCTTTGAAGCCAAGATTAAATCTAAGGATGTTGACAATAAACTTCTGAAAGAAAGAGTAAGCATTCTGGATACTGCTAATGAAGGTCTTAAGACTCAACTGGCAACATGGCAATCAGATGCGGAGGAGCTATTTGGTGAATTGCAGAGCTCTACTATTTGCCACAGTTTGTATGGGGAGAAGGTCCGTGAACTCATGAAAGTGAATGAAAGCTTTAGAGCCAAGATTATTTCCAAGGATTTTGACAATAAACTTCTGAAAGAAAGAGTAAGCATTCTGGATGCTGAAAACGAAGGTCGTAGGACTCAACTGGCGACGTGGGAATCAGACGCGGAGGAGCTATTTGGTGAATTGCAGATCTCTACTATTTGTCATGGTTTGTATGAGCACAAGGTTCATGAACTCATGACAGTGAGTGAAAGCTTTGAAGCCGAGAGTACTTCCAAGGATGTTGATATCAAACTTCTGAAAGAAAGAGTGAGCATTCTTGGTGCTGAAAATGAAGGCCGTAAGACTCAACTGGCAACGTGGGAATCAGACGCGGAGGAGCTATTTGGTGAATTGCTGATCTCCACCATTTGTAATAGTGTGTACGAGCAGAAGGTTCATGAACTCGTCAAATTGAGCAAAACCTTCGAAGCTGAGATTACTTCCAAGGACGCTGATATTAAACTTCTGAATGCTGAAAATAAAGGTCTTACGACTCAACTGGCCACATATGGCCCTGCTATTGCTTCTTTGAGCCAATGCATATCATCCCTGGAGAAGCACACCGATGGAAAACTCCAAAACCCCGAGAACGAG GGAATTGAAGTTGCGAAGTGTCATAATGAAGATAATCTAGGAGAAATGAAAAATGCTACTGTGATGGATGCATTTCTAGACCTGCAAGATATGGTGGCAAGGGTTCAAGCTGTTGAGAGGACATTGGTCAAAATCGAGCAGCTTGCAGCAGAGGATAATGTTAGCATGAATGGTAAACTGCAGGCTGCAATTAAACAGATTGAAGAGTTAAAAACTGAGAGCAGTATGCTCGGTAAAAACTCTAAGCGCATGTCTGAAGTCCTGGAGGCAGACAATGGGATTTTGACAAAAGATATCGTGCTTGACCAGATATCCGAGTGCTCATCTTATGATAGGGCCAAAAGAGAGCACTATGAAGCTGATAATCAAATTCTCGAGTTATGGGAAACTACCAACCCGGATGGTGACATCCGTCTTAATGATGGGCAGACAAAGCAAAAGGTTCCCCTCACGGCTCAGAAATATGGCGAATTCCATCATGTTAAGTCAATGAAGAAACCAAAAAGCGAGCGTCCTGGTTCAGATGCACTGTCTGAGAAGGAGTTGGGAGTGGACAAACTGCAAATATCCAAACGATCTTCAGATCTTCGAGAGGGGAACAAGAAGAAGGTCTTGGAAAGACTTAACTCCGACGTCCTGAAATTGACAAATCTCCACATTACAGTCAAGGACTTGAAGAGTAAACTCGAGATTACTGAGAAGAGCAGAAGAGGCAAAGCAGTGCTCGAATATGAAAGCCTGATGGGGCAATTGAATGAAGCCGAGGCTGATGTCCTGAAGTTGTTTGATCAGAGTGgcaaattgatgaaaaatttcGAAACTGGATCCTTCTCGTCTGATTCCATGTCCACATTGGGGTTAGAGGAAAACGAAAGCATCAGCAGGAGGAGAATCTCGGAGCACGCTCAAAGGATATCTGAGAAAATCGGGCGGCTGCAGTTAGCGGTACAGAAGATGCAGTTCGTTCTACTGAAACTAGACGGCGATAAAGAAACCAAAGGGAAAAGCAGAGTCTCTGAAACCAAAAGGAGAGTTCTGCTACGCGATTTTCTCTATGG